The proteins below are encoded in one region of Homo sapiens chromosome 2, GRCh38.p14 Primary Assembly:
- the CCDC74A gene encoding coiled-coil domain-containing protein 74A isoform 2 (isoform 2 is encoded by transcript variant 2) translates to MSGAGVAAGTRPPSSPTPGSRRRRQRPSVGVQSLRPQSPQLRQSDPQKRNLDLEKSLQFLQQQHSEMLAKLHEEIEHLKRENKGEPARGPRPALPPQAHSTLPLPQHRNTAINSSTRLGSGGTQDDLHYKLIMNQTSQKKDGPSGNHLSRASAPLGARWVCINGVWVEPGGPSPARLKEGSSRTHRPGGKRGRLAGGSADTVRSPADSLSMSSFQSVKSISNSGKARPQPGSFNKQDSKADVSQKADLEEEPLLHNSKLDKVPGVQGQARQCEVLIRELWNTNLLQTQELRHLKSLLEGSQRPQAAPEEASFPRDQEATHFPKVSTKSLSKKCLSPPVAERAILPALKQTPKNNFAERQKRLQAMQKRRLHRSVL, encoded by the exons ATGAGCGGTGCGGGGGTGGCGGCTGGGACGCGGCCCCCCAGCTCGCCGACCCCGGGCTCTCGGCGCCGGCGCCAGCGCCCCTCTGTGGGCGTCCAGTCCTTGAGGCCGCAGAGCCCGCAGCTCAGGCAGAGCGACCCGCAGAAACGGAACCTGGACCTGGAGAAAAGCCTGCAGTTCCTGCAGCAGCAGCACTCGGAGATGCTGGCCAAGCTCCATGAGGAGATCGAGCATCTGAAGCGGGAAAACAAGGGTGAGCCGGCGCGGGGCCCTAGGCCGGCCCTGCCTCCCCAGGCACACTCAACACTGCCGCTCCCGCAGCACAGAAACACAGCCATCAACTCCAGCACACGCCTGGGCTCAGGGGGAACACAGGACG ATCTCCATTACAAGCTCATAATGAATCAGACATCACAGAAGAAAG ATGGCCCCTCAGGAAACCACCTTTCCAGGGCCTCTGCTCCCTTGGGCGCTCGCTGGGTCTGCATCAACGGAGTGTGGGTAGAGCCGGGAGGACCCAGCCCTGCCAGGCTGAAGGAGGGCTCCTCACGGACACACAGGCCAGGAGGCAAGCGTGGGCGTCTTGCGGGCGGTAGCGCCGACACTGTGCGCTCTCCTGCAGACAGCCTCTCCATGTCAAGCTTCCAGTCTGTCAAGTCCATCTCTAATTCAG GCAAGGCCAGGCCCCAGCCCGGCTCCTTCAACAAGCAAGATTCAAAAGCTGACGTCTCCCAGAAGGCGGACCTGGAAGAGGAGCCCCTACTTCACAACAGCAAGCTGGACAAAGTTCCTGGGGTACAAGGGCAGGCCAG GCAGTGCGAAGTGCTCATCCGCGAGCTGTGGAATACCAACCTCCTGCAGACCCAAGAG CTGCGGCACCTCAAGTCCCTCCTGGAAGGGAGCCAGAGGCCCCAGGCAGCCCCGGAGGAAGCTAGCTTTCCCAG GGACCAAGAAGCCACGCATTTCCCCAAGGTCTCCACCAAGAGCCTCTCCAAGAAATG CCTGAGCCCACCTGTGGCGGAGCGTGCCATCCTGCCCGCACTGAAGCAGACCCCGAAGAACAACTTTGCCGAGAGGCAGAAGAGGCTGCAGGCAATGCAGAAACGGCGCCTGCATCGCTCAGTGCTTTGA
- the CCDC74A gene encoding coiled-coil domain-containing protein 74A isoform X2, translating into MSGAGVAAGTRPPSSPTPGSRRRRQRPSVGVQSLRPQSPQLRQSDPQKRNLDLEKSLQFLQQQHSEMLAKLHEEIEHLKRENKGEPARGPRPALPPQAHSTLPLPQHRNTAINSSTRLGSGGTQDDLHYKLIMNQTSQKKDGPSGNHLSRASAPLGARWVCINGVWVEPGGPSPARLKEGSSRTHRPGGKRGRLAGGSADTVRSPADSLSMSSFQSVKSISNSANSQGKARPQPGSFNKQDSKADVSQKADLEEEPLLHNSKLDKVPGVQGQARKEKAEASNAGAACMGNSQHQGRQMGAGAHPPMILPLPLRKPTTLRQCEVLIRELWNTNLLQTQELRHLKSLLEGSQRPQAAPEEASFPRDQEATHFPKVSTKSLSKKCLSPPVAERAILPALKQTPKNNFAERQKRLQAMQKRRLHRSVL; encoded by the exons ATGAGCGGTGCGGGGGTGGCGGCTGGGACGCGGCCCCCCAGCTCGCCGACCCCGGGCTCTCGGCGCCGGCGCCAGCGCCCCTCTGTGGGCGTCCAGTCCTTGAGGCCGCAGAGCCCGCAGCTCAGGCAGAGCGACCCGCAGAAACGGAACCTGGACCTGGAGAAAAGCCTGCAGTTCCTGCAGCAGCAGCACTCGGAGATGCTGGCCAAGCTCCATGAGGAGATCGAGCATCTGAAGCGGGAAAACAAGGGTGAGCCGGCGCGGGGCCCTAGGCCGGCCCTGCCTCCCCAGGCACACTCAACACTGCCGCTCCCGCAGCACAGAAACACAGCCATCAACTCCAGCACACGCCTGGGCTCAGGGGGAACACAGGACG ATCTCCATTACAAGCTCATAATGAATCAGACATCACAGAAGAAAG ATGGCCCCTCAGGAAACCACCTTTCCAGGGCCTCTGCTCCCTTGGGCGCTCGCTGGGTCTGCATCAACGGAGTGTGGGTAGAGCCGGGAGGACCCAGCCCTGCCAGGCTGAAGGAGGGCTCCTCACGGACACACAGGCCAGGAGGCAAGCGTGGGCGTCTTGCGGGCGGTAGCGCCGACACTGTGCGCTCTCCTGCAGACAGCCTCTCCATGTCAAGCTTCCAGTCTGTCAAGTCCATCTCTAATTCAG CCAACTCTCAAGGCAAGGCCAGGCCCCAGCCCGGCTCCTTCAACAAGCAAGATTCAAAAGCTGACGTCTCCCAGAAGGCGGACCTGGAAGAGGAGCCCCTACTTCACAACAGCAAGCTGGACAAAGTTCCTGGGGTACAAGGGCAGGCCAG AAAGGAGAAAGCAGAGGCCTCTAATGCAGGAGCTGCCTGTATGGGGAACAGCCAGCACCAGGGCAGGCAGATGGGGGCGGGGGCACACCCCCCAATGATCCTGCCCCTTCCCCTGCGAAAGCCCACCACACTTAGGCAGTGCGAAGTGCTCATCCGCGAGCTGTGGAATACCAACCTCCTGCAGACCCAAGAG CTGCGGCACCTCAAGTCCCTCCTGGAAGGGAGCCAGAGGCCCCAGGCAGCCCCGGAGGAAGCTAGCTTTCCCAG GGACCAAGAAGCCACGCATTTCCCCAAGGTCTCCACCAAGAGCCTCTCCAAGAAATG CCTGAGCCCACCTGTGGCGGAGCGTGCCATCCTGCCCGCACTGAAGCAGACCCCGAAGAACAACTTTGCCGAGAGGCAGAAGAGGCTGCAGGCAATGCAGAAACGGCGCCTGCATCGCTCAGTGCTTTGA
- the CCDC74A gene encoding coiled-coil domain-containing protein 74A isoform X3, with product MSGAGVAAGTRPPSSPTPGSRRRRQRPSVGVQSLRPQSPQLRQSDPQKRNLDLEKSLQFLQQQHSEMLAKLHEEIEHLKRENKDLHYKLIMNQTSQKKDGPSGNHLSRASAPLGARWVCINGVWVEPGGPSPARLKEGSSRTHRPGGKRGRLAGGSADTVRSPADSLSMSSFQSVKSISNSANSQGKARPQPGSFNKQDSKADVSQKADLEEEPLLHNSKLDKVPGVQGQARKEKAEASNAGAACMGNSQHQGRQMGAGAHPPMILPLPLRKPTTLRQCEVLIRELWNTNLLQTQELRHLKSLLEGSQRPQAAPEEASFPRDQEATHFPKVSTKSLSKKCLSPPVAERAILPALKQTPKNNFAERQKRLQAMQKRRLHRSVL from the exons ATGAGCGGTGCGGGGGTGGCGGCTGGGACGCGGCCCCCCAGCTCGCCGACCCCGGGCTCTCGGCGCCGGCGCCAGCGCCCCTCTGTGGGCGTCCAGTCCTTGAGGCCGCAGAGCCCGCAGCTCAGGCAGAGCGACCCGCAGAAACGGAACCTGGACCTGGAGAAAAGCCTGCAGTTCCTGCAGCAGCAGCACTCGGAGATGCTGGCCAAGCTCCATGAGGAGATCGAGCATCTGAAGCGGGAAAACAAGG ATCTCCATTACAAGCTCATAATGAATCAGACATCACAGAAGAAAG ATGGCCCCTCAGGAAACCACCTTTCCAGGGCCTCTGCTCCCTTGGGCGCTCGCTGGGTCTGCATCAACGGAGTGTGGGTAGAGCCGGGAGGACCCAGCCCTGCCAGGCTGAAGGAGGGCTCCTCACGGACACACAGGCCAGGAGGCAAGCGTGGGCGTCTTGCGGGCGGTAGCGCCGACACTGTGCGCTCTCCTGCAGACAGCCTCTCCATGTCAAGCTTCCAGTCTGTCAAGTCCATCTCTAATTCAG CCAACTCTCAAGGCAAGGCCAGGCCCCAGCCCGGCTCCTTCAACAAGCAAGATTCAAAAGCTGACGTCTCCCAGAAGGCGGACCTGGAAGAGGAGCCCCTACTTCACAACAGCAAGCTGGACAAAGTTCCTGGGGTACAAGGGCAGGCCAG AAAGGAGAAAGCAGAGGCCTCTAATGCAGGAGCTGCCTGTATGGGGAACAGCCAGCACCAGGGCAGGCAGATGGGGGCGGGGGCACACCCCCCAATGATCCTGCCCCTTCCCCTGCGAAAGCCCACCACACTTAGGCAGTGCGAAGTGCTCATCCGCGAGCTGTGGAATACCAACCTCCTGCAGACCCAAGAG CTGCGGCACCTCAAGTCCCTCCTGGAAGGGAGCCAGAGGCCCCAGGCAGCCCCGGAGGAAGCTAGCTTTCCCAG GGACCAAGAAGCCACGCATTTCCCCAAGGTCTCCACCAAGAGCCTCTCCAAGAAATG CCTGAGCCCACCTGTGGCGGAGCGTGCCATCCTGCCCGCACTGAAGCAGACCCCGAAGAACAACTTTGCCGAGAGGCAGAAGAGGCTGCAGGCAATGCAGAAACGGCGCCTGCATCGCTCAGTGCTTTGA
- the CCDC74A gene encoding coiled-coil domain-containing protein 74A isoform 1 (isoform 1 is encoded by transcript variant 1), with protein sequence MSGAGVAAGTRPPSSPTPGSRRRRQRPSVGVQSLRPQSPQLRQSDPQKRNLDLEKSLQFLQQQHSEMLAKLHEEIEHLKRENKDLHYKLIMNQTSQKKDGPSGNHLSRASAPLGARWVCINGVWVEPGGPSPARLKEGSSRTHRPGGKRGRLAGGSADTVRSPADSLSMSSFQSVKSISNSGKARPQPGSFNKQDSKADVSQKADLEEEPLLHNSKLDKVPGVQGQARKEKAEASNAGAACMGNSQHQGRQMGAGAHPPMILPLPLRKPTTLRQCEVLIRELWNTNLLQTQELRHLKSLLEGSQRPQAAPEEASFPRDQEATHFPKVSTKSLSKKCLSPPVAERAILPALKQTPKNNFAERQKRLQAMQKRRLHRSVL encoded by the exons ATGAGCGGTGCGGGGGTGGCGGCTGGGACGCGGCCCCCCAGCTCGCCGACCCCGGGCTCTCGGCGCCGGCGCCAGCGCCCCTCTGTGGGCGTCCAGTCCTTGAGGCCGCAGAGCCCGCAGCTCAGGCAGAGCGACCCGCAGAAACGGAACCTGGACCTGGAGAAAAGCCTGCAGTTCCTGCAGCAGCAGCACTCGGAGATGCTGGCCAAGCTCCATGAGGAGATCGAGCATCTGAAGCGGGAAAACAAGG ATCTCCATTACAAGCTCATAATGAATCAGACATCACAGAAGAAAG ATGGCCCCTCAGGAAACCACCTTTCCAGGGCCTCTGCTCCCTTGGGCGCTCGCTGGGTCTGCATCAACGGAGTGTGGGTAGAGCCGGGAGGACCCAGCCCTGCCAGGCTGAAGGAGGGCTCCTCACGGACACACAGGCCAGGAGGCAAGCGTGGGCGTCTTGCGGGCGGTAGCGCCGACACTGTGCGCTCTCCTGCAGACAGCCTCTCCATGTCAAGCTTCCAGTCTGTCAAGTCCATCTCTAATTCAG GCAAGGCCAGGCCCCAGCCCGGCTCCTTCAACAAGCAAGATTCAAAAGCTGACGTCTCCCAGAAGGCGGACCTGGAAGAGGAGCCCCTACTTCACAACAGCAAGCTGGACAAAGTTCCTGGGGTACAAGGGCAGGCCAG AAAGGAGAAAGCAGAGGCCTCTAATGCAGGAGCTGCCTGTATGGGGAACAGCCAGCACCAGGGCAGGCAGATGGGGGCGGGGGCACACCCCCCAATGATCCTGCCCCTTCCCCTGCGAAAGCCCACCACACTTAGGCAGTGCGAAGTGCTCATCCGCGAGCTGTGGAATACCAACCTCCTGCAGACCCAAGAG CTGCGGCACCTCAAGTCCCTCCTGGAAGGGAGCCAGAGGCCCCAGGCAGCCCCGGAGGAAGCTAGCTTTCCCAG GGACCAAGAAGCCACGCATTTCCCCAAGGTCTCCACCAAGAGCCTCTCCAAGAAATG CCTGAGCCCACCTGTGGCGGAGCGTGCCATCCTGCCCGCACTGAAGCAGACCCCGAAGAACAACTTTGCCGAGAGGCAGAAGAGGCTGCAGGCAATGCAGAAACGGCGCCTGCATCGCTCAGTGCTTTGA
- the CCDC74A gene encoding coiled-coil domain-containing protein 74A isoform X11, which produces MSGAGVAAGTRPPSSPTPGSRRRRQRPSVGVQSLRPQSPQLRQSDPQKRNLDLEKSLQFLQQQHSEMLAKLHEEIEHLKRENKGEPARGPRPALPPQAHSTLPLPQHRNTAINSSTRLGSGGTQDDLHYKLIMNQTSQKKDGPSGNHLSRASAPLGARWVCINGVWVEPGGPSPARLKEGSSRTHRPGGKRGRLAGGSADTVRSPADSLSMSSFQSVKSISNSVTGLVGSDLQPTLKARPGPSPAPSTSKIQKLTSPRRRTWKRSPYFTTASWTKFLGYKGRPAAAPQVPPGREPEAPGSPGGS; this is translated from the exons ATGAGCGGTGCGGGGGTGGCGGCTGGGACGCGGCCCCCCAGCTCGCCGACCCCGGGCTCTCGGCGCCGGCGCCAGCGCCCCTCTGTGGGCGTCCAGTCCTTGAGGCCGCAGAGCCCGCAGCTCAGGCAGAGCGACCCGCAGAAACGGAACCTGGACCTGGAGAAAAGCCTGCAGTTCCTGCAGCAGCAGCACTCGGAGATGCTGGCCAAGCTCCATGAGGAGATCGAGCATCTGAAGCGGGAAAACAAGGGTGAGCCGGCGCGGGGCCCTAGGCCGGCCCTGCCTCCCCAGGCACACTCAACACTGCCGCTCCCGCAGCACAGAAACACAGCCATCAACTCCAGCACACGCCTGGGCTCAGGGGGAACACAGGACG ATCTCCATTACAAGCTCATAATGAATCAGACATCACAGAAGAAAG ATGGCCCCTCAGGAAACCACCTTTCCAGGGCCTCTGCTCCCTTGGGCGCTCGCTGGGTCTGCATCAACGGAGTGTGGGTAGAGCCGGGAGGACCCAGCCCTGCCAGGCTGAAGGAGGGCTCCTCACGGACACACAGGCCAGGAGGCAAGCGTGGGCGTCTTGCGGGCGGTAGCGCCGACACTGTGCGCTCTCCTGCAGACAGCCTCTCCATGTCAAGCTTCCAGTCTGTCAAGTCCATCTCTAATTCAG TGACCGGCCTTGTAGGGTCTGACTTGCAGCCAACTCTCAAGGCAAGGCCAGGCCCCAGCCCGGCTCCTTCAACAAGCAAGATTCAAAAGCTGACGTCTCCCAGAAGGCGGACCTGGAAGAGGAGCCCCTACTTCACAACAGCAAGCTGGACAAAGTTCCTGGGGTACAAGGGCAGGCCAG CTGCGGCACCTCAAGTCCCTCCTGGAAGGGAGCCAGAGGCCCCAGGCAGCCCCGGAGGAAGCTAG
- the CCDC74A gene encoding coiled-coil domain-containing protein 74A isoform 7 (isoform 7 is encoded by transcript variant 7) has translation MSGAGVAAGTRPPSSPTPGSRRRRQRPSVGVQSLRPQSPQLRQSDPQKRNLDLEKSLQFLQQQHSEMLAKLHEEIEHLKRENKGEPARGPRPALPPQAHSTLPLPQHRNTAINSSTRLGSGGTQDDLHYKLIMNQTSQKKDSLSMSSFQSVKSISNSGKARPQPGSFNKQDSKADVSQKADLEEEPLLHNSKLDKVPGVQGQARKEKAEASNAGAACMGNSQHQGRQMGAGAHPPMILPLPLRKPTTLRQCEVLIRELWNTNLLQTQELRHLKSLLEGSQRPQAAPEEASFPRDQEATHFPKVSTKSLSKKCLSPPVAERAILPALKQTPKNNFAERQKRLQAMQKRRLHRSVL, from the exons ATGAGCGGTGCGGGGGTGGCGGCTGGGACGCGGCCCCCCAGCTCGCCGACCCCGGGCTCTCGGCGCCGGCGCCAGCGCCCCTCTGTGGGCGTCCAGTCCTTGAGGCCGCAGAGCCCGCAGCTCAGGCAGAGCGACCCGCAGAAACGGAACCTGGACCTGGAGAAAAGCCTGCAGTTCCTGCAGCAGCAGCACTCGGAGATGCTGGCCAAGCTCCATGAGGAGATCGAGCATCTGAAGCGGGAAAACAAGGGTGAGCCGGCGCGGGGCCCTAGGCCGGCCCTGCCTCCCCAGGCACACTCAACACTGCCGCTCCCGCAGCACAGAAACACAGCCATCAACTCCAGCACACGCCTGGGCTCAGGGGGAACACAGGACG ATCTCCATTACAAGCTCATAATGAATCAGACATCACAGAAGAAAG ACAGCCTCTCCATGTCAAGCTTCCAGTCTGTCAAGTCCATCTCTAATTCAG GCAAGGCCAGGCCCCAGCCCGGCTCCTTCAACAAGCAAGATTCAAAAGCTGACGTCTCCCAGAAGGCGGACCTGGAAGAGGAGCCCCTACTTCACAACAGCAAGCTGGACAAAGTTCCTGGGGTACAAGGGCAGGCCAG AAAGGAGAAAGCAGAGGCCTCTAATGCAGGAGCTGCCTGTATGGGGAACAGCCAGCACCAGGGCAGGCAGATGGGGGCGGGGGCACACCCCCCAATGATCCTGCCCCTTCCCCTGCGAAAGCCCACCACACTTAGGCAGTGCGAAGTGCTCATCCGCGAGCTGTGGAATACCAACCTCCTGCAGACCCAAGAG CTGCGGCACCTCAAGTCCCTCCTGGAAGGGAGCCAGAGGCCCCAGGCAGCCCCGGAGGAAGCTAGCTTTCCCAG GGACCAAGAAGCCACGCATTTCCCCAAGGTCTCCACCAAGAGCCTCTCCAAGAAATG CCTGAGCCCACCTGTGGCGGAGCGTGCCATCCTGCCCGCACTGAAGCAGACCCCGAAGAACAACTTTGCCGAGAGGCAGAAGAGGCTGCAGGCAATGCAGAAACGGCGCCTGCATCGCTCAGTGCTTTGA
- the CCDC74A gene encoding coiled-coil domain-containing protein 74A isoform 8 (isoform 8 is encoded by transcript variant 8) — protein sequence MSGAGVAAGTRPPSSPTPGSRRRRQRPSVGVQSLRPQSPQLRQSDPQKRNLDLEKSLQFLQQQHSEMLAKLHEEIEHLKRENKGEPARGPRPALPPQAHSTLPLPQHRNTAINSSTRLGSGGTQDDLHYKLIMNQTSQKKDSLSMSSFQSVKSISNSGKARPQPGSFNKQDSKADVSQKADLEEEPLLHNSKLDKVPGVQGQASPPHLGSAKCSSASCGIPTSCRPKSCGTSSPSWKGARGPRQPRRKLAFPGTKKPRISPRSPPRASPRNA from the exons ATGAGCGGTGCGGGGGTGGCGGCTGGGACGCGGCCCCCCAGCTCGCCGACCCCGGGCTCTCGGCGCCGGCGCCAGCGCCCCTCTGTGGGCGTCCAGTCCTTGAGGCCGCAGAGCCCGCAGCTCAGGCAGAGCGACCCGCAGAAACGGAACCTGGACCTGGAGAAAAGCCTGCAGTTCCTGCAGCAGCAGCACTCGGAGATGCTGGCCAAGCTCCATGAGGAGATCGAGCATCTGAAGCGGGAAAACAAGGGTGAGCCGGCGCGGGGCCCTAGGCCGGCCCTGCCTCCCCAGGCACACTCAACACTGCCGCTCCCGCAGCACAGAAACACAGCCATCAACTCCAGCACACGCCTGGGCTCAGGGGGAACACAGGACG ATCTCCATTACAAGCTCATAATGAATCAGACATCACAGAAGAAAG ACAGCCTCTCCATGTCAAGCTTCCAGTCTGTCAAGTCCATCTCTAATTCAG GCAAGGCCAGGCCCCAGCCCGGCTCCTTCAACAAGCAAGATTCAAAAGCTGACGTCTCCCAGAAGGCGGACCTGGAAGAGGAGCCCCTACTTCACAACAGCAAGCTGGACAAAGTTCCTGGGGTACAAGGGCAGGCCAG CCCACCACACTTAGGCAGTGCGAAGTGCTCATCCGCGAGCTGTGGAATACCAACCTCCTGCAGACCCAAGAG CTGCGGCACCTCAAGTCCCTCCTGGAAGGGAGCCAGAGGCCCCAGGCAGCCCCGGAGGAAGCTAGCTTTCCCAG GGACCAAGAAGCCACGCATTTCCCCAAGGTCTCCACCAAGAGCCTCTCCAAGAAATG CCTGA
- the CCDC74A gene encoding coiled-coil domain-containing protein 74A isoform X8, producing MSGAGVAAGTRPPSSPTPGSRRRRQRPSVGVQSLRPQSPQLRQSDPQKRNLDLEKSLQFLQQQHSEMLAKLHEEIEHLKRENKDLHYKLIMNQTSQKKDSLSMSSFQSVKSISNSANSQGKARPQPGSFNKQDSKADVSQKADLEEEPLLHNSKLDKVPGVQGQARKEKAEASNAGAACMGNSQHQGRQMGAGAHPPMILPLPLRKPTTLRQCEVLIRELWNTNLLQTQELRHLKSLLEGSQRPQAAPEEASFPRDQEATHFPKVSTKSLSKKCLSPPVAERAILPALKQTPKNNFAERQKRLQAMQKRRLHRSVL from the exons ATGAGCGGTGCGGGGGTGGCGGCTGGGACGCGGCCCCCCAGCTCGCCGACCCCGGGCTCTCGGCGCCGGCGCCAGCGCCCCTCTGTGGGCGTCCAGTCCTTGAGGCCGCAGAGCCCGCAGCTCAGGCAGAGCGACCCGCAGAAACGGAACCTGGACCTGGAGAAAAGCCTGCAGTTCCTGCAGCAGCAGCACTCGGAGATGCTGGCCAAGCTCCATGAGGAGATCGAGCATCTGAAGCGGGAAAACAAGG ATCTCCATTACAAGCTCATAATGAATCAGACATCACAGAAGAAAG ACAGCCTCTCCATGTCAAGCTTCCAGTCTGTCAAGTCCATCTCTAATTCAG CCAACTCTCAAGGCAAGGCCAGGCCCCAGCCCGGCTCCTTCAACAAGCAAGATTCAAAAGCTGACGTCTCCCAGAAGGCGGACCTGGAAGAGGAGCCCCTACTTCACAACAGCAAGCTGGACAAAGTTCCTGGGGTACAAGGGCAGGCCAG AAAGGAGAAAGCAGAGGCCTCTAATGCAGGAGCTGCCTGTATGGGGAACAGCCAGCACCAGGGCAGGCAGATGGGGGCGGGGGCACACCCCCCAATGATCCTGCCCCTTCCCCTGCGAAAGCCCACCACACTTAGGCAGTGCGAAGTGCTCATCCGCGAGCTGTGGAATACCAACCTCCTGCAGACCCAAGAG CTGCGGCACCTCAAGTCCCTCCTGGAAGGGAGCCAGAGGCCCCAGGCAGCCCCGGAGGAAGCTAGCTTTCCCAG GGACCAAGAAGCCACGCATTTCCCCAAGGTCTCCACCAAGAGCCTCTCCAAGAAATG CCTGAGCCCACCTGTGGCGGAGCGTGCCATCCTGCCCGCACTGAAGCAGACCCCGAAGAACAACTTTGCCGAGAGGCAGAAGAGGCTGCAGGCAATGCAGAAACGGCGCCTGCATCGCTCAGTGCTTTGA
- the CCDC74A gene encoding coiled-coil domain-containing protein 74A isoform 6 (isoform 6 is encoded by transcript variant 6) → MSGAGVAAGTRPPSSPTPGSRRRRQRPSVGVQSLRPQSPQLRQSDPQKRNLDLEKSLQFLQQQHSEMLAKLHEEIEHLKRENKGEPARGPRPALPPQAHSTLPLPQHRNTAINSSTRLGSGGTQDDLHYKLIMNQTSQKKDGPSGNHLSRASAPLGARWVCINGVWVEPGGPSPARLKEGSSRTHRPGGKRGRLAGGSADTVRSPADSLSMSSFQSVKSISNSGKARPQPGSFNKQDSKADVSQKADLEEEPLLHNSKLDKVPGVQGQARKEKAEASNAGAACMGNSQHQGRQMGAGAHPPMILPLPLRKPTTLRQCEVLIRELWNTNLLQTQELRHLKSLLEGSQRPQAAPEEASFPRDQEATHFPKVSTKSLSKKCLSPPVAERAILPALKQTPKNNFAERQKRLQAMQKRRLHRSVL, encoded by the exons ATGAGCGGTGCGGGGGTGGCGGCTGGGACGCGGCCCCCCAGCTCGCCGACCCCGGGCTCTCGGCGCCGGCGCCAGCGCCCCTCTGTGGGCGTCCAGTCCTTGAGGCCGCAGAGCCCGCAGCTCAGGCAGAGCGACCCGCAGAAACGGAACCTGGACCTGGAGAAAAGCCTGCAGTTCCTGCAGCAGCAGCACTCGGAGATGCTGGCCAAGCTCCATGAGGAGATCGAGCATCTGAAGCGGGAAAACAAGGGTGAGCCGGCGCGGGGCCCTAGGCCGGCCCTGCCTCCCCAGGCACACTCAACACTGCCGCTCCCGCAGCACAGAAACACAGCCATCAACTCCAGCACACGCCTGGGCTCAGGGGGAACACAGGACG ATCTCCATTACAAGCTCATAATGAATCAGACATCACAGAAGAAAG ATGGCCCCTCAGGAAACCACCTTTCCAGGGCCTCTGCTCCCTTGGGCGCTCGCTGGGTCTGCATCAACGGAGTGTGGGTAGAGCCGGGAGGACCCAGCCCTGCCAGGCTGAAGGAGGGCTCCTCACGGACACACAGGCCAGGAGGCAAGCGTGGGCGTCTTGCGGGCGGTAGCGCCGACACTGTGCGCTCTCCTGCAGACAGCCTCTCCATGTCAAGCTTCCAGTCTGTCAAGTCCATCTCTAATTCAG GCAAGGCCAGGCCCCAGCCCGGCTCCTTCAACAAGCAAGATTCAAAAGCTGACGTCTCCCAGAAGGCGGACCTGGAAGAGGAGCCCCTACTTCACAACAGCAAGCTGGACAAAGTTCCTGGGGTACAAGGGCAGGCCAG AAAGGAGAAAGCAGAGGCCTCTAATGCAGGAGCTGCCTGTATGGGGAACAGCCAGCACCAGGGCAGGCAGATGGGGGCGGGGGCACACCCCCCAATGATCCTGCCCCTTCCCCTGCGAAAGCCCACCACACTTAGGCAGTGCGAAGTGCTCATCCGCGAGCTGTGGAATACCAACCTCCTGCAGACCCAAGAG CTGCGGCACCTCAAGTCCCTCCTGGAAGGGAGCCAGAGGCCCCAGGCAGCCCCGGAGGAAGCTAGCTTTCCCAG GGACCAAGAAGCCACGCATTTCCCCAAGGTCTCCACCAAGAGCCTCTCCAAGAAATG CCTGAGCCCACCTGTGGCGGAGCGTGCCATCCTGCCCGCACTGAAGCAGACCCCGAAGAACAACTTTGCCGAGAGGCAGAAGAGGCTGCAGGCAATGCAGAAACGGCGCCTGCATCGCTCAGTGCTTTGA